The Primulina eburnea isolate SZY01 chromosome 12, ASM2296580v1, whole genome shotgun sequence genome includes the window ggttacaatatgggctatacttttcaaatgttatttttaggtTTAGAAAATGTTGGATGCTTTTATGATATTTCATTTGGTTTTCAAGTTATAGTTGGttgagttatttttaaaatgataaagtatttttaaagtatatatatatgtattcggCCGATTTAGTAagaggaaaaaaaattctagcacgttttaagaaaacgattAAGCAGACATTTCATCCTTGATCAAGTTGGGGATCTTGCTTATCGGCTAGCATTACCGCCAGCTTTATCTGTCATTCAcgatgtatttcatgtttctatgttgagaaAGTATGAACCAGATCCCTCACATGTACTTcaacctgatgaggttgaagtTTATCCTTCACTTTCCTATGCTGAGCAACCTTTTTGCATTATGGATCGGAAGAAAAAGATATTGCGTAACAAATCGATTCCTCTAGTTCGAGGACAATGGACACATCATGGTGTGGAAGAGTCgacgtgggaattggagagcaagatgcgGGAATCATATCCGCATATATTTGATTCTATTTCACATGTTCCGTTGTATTCCATATATAATGATCCCTTtgctgattttagttttgatgtgTACTATAAATGGTGACATACTATATATTTACCAATGTTACGTATATATGGACAATTGAGAtatcgaggacgaaatcttttaagtgggagagaaatgtaaggaccatgtatcgtattatcgtaaatcttatgtTGATTATCGATAAATCATGAAATTATCATGTGATTACGTATATGATGTGTATCATGACAATGGAAGTGAGAAAATAAGTGGTGATAATGAAATATTGTATTAGAAATTGATTTGTGCTTAAATGGCGTACTGAACCGTAATATAAAAGTGACACATTTTACGGTTTTTAGCGTAATTATCTGAGATTAGGGGAAAAATCATCCTAAAGTGTAACTTGTCCATTGCAATGACATATTTTGGGATTATGAGCATAACTCTCGCGTCCAATATCCAAATTGAGTAAAGTCAATGGCAAATGAAAGCCCAGACATAGTGTGTTTACCAATTTTACAAATTCGGAATCTAAAATAGCATTTCAGACAGAACAAAATGCGTACATGCACAGGCCTACGCGTGGGCAGAAcaaggcgcgcacatgcgtgcATAGGAATGTCAATGGGTCCGGGTTTTACCCAGACCCGCAATGGACCCGCGTGTATGGGGTGGGTTTTGGCATACTAAATGGGTCATGGGGTGGGTCTCGGGTCTAATTTTTCAGACCCGTCCGGATATGGGGCGGGTCATGGGTTCTATAATACCCGCCCCATACCTGCCCCACATGTATAGATATAAATATTCTAGGGTTTTAGTTTTAGTAATTTTCAACCATAACGATCTTAGCTATTCTTATGTCAACTGTTGCATTTGAATATGCTTTTAACAATAATGGAAGAATAGTTGGTCCTCATCTTATTAGACTTAAATATTTCCTACTcgctgattttatattgatctgtttaaattatgttatgacttatttttgaggatgtcaagatttttttggagagctagtaactctttttttatgtaattttttatgtcgtgaaaatactttgtttgttattattaaatGTGGTTAAAAACATGAATTAATTTTCCACAATTTTGTATTTAAAGGCTTGTTTGTTACATAATTTAGTCATGTGAGaagaaatattacttttttattttaaaaaaattcgggttTCATGGGTCTCACGGGTCTACCCGGTCCCGTTTCGTATTCGAGGTGGGGTGGGTCCGAAAAATATTTAACCGGGGTGGGGCGGGTAATGGGCAAAATTTTTTTCATAGGGAAGGTCTTGGGTTTAGCCAAACCCGCCCCATACCAGCCCCATTGACATCTCTATCGTGCACCGCCCTGTTGCACACGATTTAAGAATGATAAGGATAAATTTTTGTATAGATTTCTTCATTTCCTTTGCTGAAGCTTCGAGAGAGAAGAAATAAAACCGAATTCTATCTTTCGAATCTACCTCAAAACGTTATCCAAACTTGAAAAAAACTATTTATTCGGAATCCTCGCGTCAAGATCTTTCTTTTGTGGTAAGCTTCTTCTATTTTCAGtaactttaattattaaagTGCTGGAATAACATGTATTTGAAGTCAAGATCCATATATGTGGTAGAATAACTaacaagaaactaagttttgaatttagaattggattaaattatgattttgatttgatataaacTTTCAAAGTTTCAAAGGATTTATATAACTTATATTGTTGAATTTGAATGAATTTTTTGATTGAAATAAATACGTTATGGATGTAGATAGATTTTTATACTTAAATTTAAAGCTACAGTGGACTGGAaaagaagaattgaagtatgttGCGATCGAGTAACATAATACATGTATCTGtatcatatgatatatgtttgattgatttgattgagaatatatttatatatgccttatttgttgagttgatgtggcatacatgacatacacgttgagctatgatccttagATACCTATTATGATTGGAtttgattctggggtttgtgaacacgatATTGTGTTTGGCATTATGTGACCTTTAAATCATAGACATTagtggccccgatgattgaCTGAGATTTGGGATCTGATAGGGCTTTGTCGAcgttatcatacgagtatccttGATTgtggccggtgtgccagctcgagcattgatttgatagcgattcgtttgattctgacatgtgctcagttgATTGGCAtatgacctgatacctccacgacatacatgcattgcatatcatatatcattgtttagatacttgtggtataGATTGTGGTTGTTTCAGACTGATCTTTGCTCACCCCatagggggctgttgttgtctctGTATGTGGATAATGACatgtactccaggatatcaggaggccgAAATGGTGCTTCTGGAGAGAGTCACAGTTTGAtatgtgattttatgttttttttcctaatatatatatatatatatatatatatgtatgtatgtatgtatataccGAGGCATGTCTCGGGGATATGAGTTTGTTTGTATGTggttggttttgattatgtgtgggcatgttttatgatatgagataaaatactatttttagtattcaaacaAGATATTTTgagctcattgtaaagaaaattttaatccgTTTttcgctgtaattaattaactttaattaaattatattgtaaTAATGATTAGGAGTTAATTACCCCACAAGTTAAGGGTCTTAGATGGCACGTTGATAGGCTGCACACGAATTTgaaacaagatggaaccgattATTGCATGTATTTATCACCAAGGGTTCGGGTATGAGGACAACCACGCATGGCATGGCTTTGGCTCGACCAAGGCTGGGCTGGGCTGGGACATGGTTGTATCAATAGAGGAGTCCAATCCACGCTAGGACTCAAGTTAGTCAGCTAGGGAAGAGTCCAAGCGAACAAGGACATTTCCCCAAGCTACCTGAGAGTGACAGTAGTGCAGGAGGGCTCGTGGCTGGGGTCATGGGTCTAGGCTAGATCGGTGAGGGTTTTGAGAAGGTTGACGAGGGGCTGGGCTTGGTGTGGGCTCGAGGGGGAGGGTCCTGGTTGGGCTGCGAAGAGTCCTAGTCTAGTAAGGTTTCTCGGTCGCAACACTCACCTGGTGCAAGGAGCTTCGGGCGGGCTAGGTCCAAGTCTTGGGGATCCAGGGGGTTCAGTAGGGTCTAGGGGAGGTCTGGTCAGAAGTTGGCTCAAGGTGTCTCGGGCTTGGCTCGTGGAAACCGGGAGTTGGCTCGTGGGTTTTAGCTTAGGGTTCGGCCTTAGGGTTTTGAAATGGTTAATGTTTGAAACATGGTTCAATGAAGGTCaaatcatggttcacgagggcaAATTAAACTTAAAAATTCTATGTttgaaatttgagaattttataataaagtttgaatttaagtcgggattaaaacacattatgaatttataattAAAGAATAATCAAAAAGCCTCGAAttaaagctaaataaaaatatgataaatttaatttaagcttaaataattatttgggatggtctagagtcaacggaattaagaaaaagtcaaaatcgtgAAATTTTATGTcgaggggtaaaatggtcaatttacacctgaaaaatagtaAACGTCGTGGCattgtcctgaatgctgttttgtatgttaaaatgataattttaaatgtttatggattttatgataaaagtttggcgttaaaagatatgttgcatgcttggtttaaaagaaaaacaattaATATATGCACGAATTTTATAAAgtcatgaaaatatgatatgttgaaggaagtggagtaattgtgactaatacgaatacAATGATATGTGAATACGTAAGGTCAATGTTCAGTTGACGGGTCAAAATGTCGTTGATGTACCCACCGCCCAAtattgtggttacatgtagatggatccatcgacccctAATACTATTACGGAAGTCCCACCACCCAATATTGTGAtgtatgaaaattttattttacataaaaatatttcactgttgtatgtgaggtttttttaaaaaacaattcgTATTTTTTAAGCATATGAGTAGTgtatatttcaatattttcataaaatatagaTTTTTGGAAACTCAAAAAATTGTCTTGGGCCAAATTGAACTCGGGACTGAAAGAGGTAGGGTTGCTCGAGACTGTCTAGGGCACCTTGTCCAATTGCCCAAATAGTTCGAGGCGCCGGACAACATACTGCCTTGCAaagaatcttttttttttaaatgctctCGGTAGAGCCGCTATTCAGAACTGTTCAAGGGAAGGGCGCAATATTTTTCAGGGACggtaattttttgaaatattttttttatgcggtgagaaataaattcaAACAATAAACAatagaaaataatattattgagAAACTTGTCTCATATATTACTGTTGGTGTACCATTTTCTCGCACCCAAGGAACAACGAAAgtctaaaaaaaattgttttgatgttcaaaatatttttgagcGTCATATGATTTCAATAATCCATCGAATGTTAGAATAATTTATCTTTGCGTACTTAACATCGACTCCAACTATTTCAGATTTTAAGCAGTAATAGTCCATACTGTAATTTCTTACGAACGGATCTACCCAATCTTTCTCCTCGTTATGAAGTCCATGATCAGAAACGGTGTCCCTAGTATAGATCGCTCTAGAGATCTATCGAAAATTTTATCGAGAATAGCTGCAGGCGACGAAGCACGACGACGATGTGGTGGAAAGTGGTCGGCCAAATCCTTAGAAGGAGGTGGTCGAATTTTCTGAGGAGGGAGAGAGTTTGGTGGACTAATTTTTGATGTAAAAAATTGTTTGTAAATGTTATGTTATTCATATAactcttaataaaatatttatagattttaattcataATCTAAACAGGACTCTTTTTGAATCAAAATattgtattttcattattcaaacACTATCATGCATGTACTTCTCACTCTTGAAAATATCATgcgtaattaaattattatgtactttttataatataatacacacacacatatttccgatttaaattaaataacatttatttaattaatcagttAATTATTAATTCATTAATATATTCTAGAATATTCAATAAGAATTTTGCAATTTATAGTCACTACTACTATTAGTTcactatttaattaatatattctaaatttgctaaataaataattgtgaactcATAACTACAATCGATAATTAGATAAGACCAATGTATCTAGGATATAAATTTCTTTCAcataatgaaaatgaaaattttgaatgacaaaatttcCACTAATCCATTTTTGGTAGCTGCCAGTTTTGTAAACTTCTTAACTAAAACAAGCAGTTCCACTATATTCACTTAATTAATAGTTAAGCTAACTTCTATTACATTAataacttataaactcatttgtaagcaatttatttgatctccatcaaagtACAGTATCCAAATTCAAGTTTTTAAATTTGATTATCTCAATGAAAACACATAATATAATACTTGTGTGTGACCCACAATAGTTCATGGATAAAGCTTGTTGTGATTCCACATCATCATGTAATTCAGAACAACATTTGTTCCTTTTTAAGCTTACCCCAATTAGCTTCATTCTTTTCCTATACAACTCAATCAAGAACGTGAGAACTGAAGTCCAATTGCACCCATTATATTATCATAAGAGCATCTAGTAgtatcgaatctgcaaccattagCATATCAAGAGTTGCAAATGAATTTTATAACGATGTGATGTATCTTTGAATAATAATAGTGATATGATATGTGCAATCGAGGAAACATCTTTCCAAAATGTACATTTCTTACTCTGACAAAATATTTCGTGCATATTAATTCATCAGATCATATAGGATATCTTCAGTATCAACAGGTGAGAGGTGAATTTTTAACTACAATGCATTTATTCTACGTATTTCGAAAGTACACTTAACCTCGTCACCTAACGACCTTCAATGGAGTCGATAAACAGCTCAAAGTGCATAGTACTAATACGTAGAGCTTCTACGTTTTCTCGTTTCAAAgaactaatgatgtacaaccataaccacATACTATTCCAttcgataagtgataaccacttgaaaagtttAAAGGAGGGTTGTTTAGTATCTGTATAGTGGACATCTTCACGCTCTTACAAATGAAACATGACATTTACATCACAAATATTAGTCTCAAGCTCGAGCGacttttatccttattttaggcggATGAATTGACTAAGAATTATTTTAGAATATAGAGTACGCCTCCTAATGATTGTCATAATCTTACATTAAGATGCATACCTCATGTTACCTATTAAatattcaaagactttatctacGTAGCTTgaatgagtatacagataaattaAATGTGATAAatgaataaaatcgtaaaatgttattaaataaaGATTATTTTTACATAAGATTCAATAAAACCCAAACCACAAGTTAATTCGCTCAGCACATACTCTAACACAATCAACTATGTACGTGCAAGGATGGCTCATGCTTCATAAAACAGCGATTATTCCGAGGTTTGCCCCATTCATAGCCATATTGAACTAACTAGAATACAGAAGCCCCAATGGTGCATGGATCCATACCTAGTTCTGGATGTCTCCAGTTTTAGATCAACATTATACATACGTGCAAACCCGCAAATATCATAGAAATTACTAATATTTCACCATTCGGTCCGGAATCTTAGCTTCGCCCGGACACACCCAATCCGGTGCCGCTTGCGTCTTACCAGGGGCGTACCAACATAGAGGCTAAGATGGGCTTTTTCCCGGCAATTCTTTTTTAAAAGGACATCATTTTtcctataatttttttaaataaaaccaaTTGGCAACATTTACACTCAAGAGGGTCTTCATCTTTTCTAGAGCGGCATCAGTCCTATTTCAGGTGCAAAGCGAAATGACAATTATGTCCCTGATTAAACCCGGAACTGGCTAGCTGAAATATTCAGACTGGTTCTTGGGATCAGCACCGCACCCCCCAACGGGATAGTTCGAGAGATGTGTGACTAAGCACTACCGAGTCTTGCATATATATCTTCTTCACTTGCCAACATTTCTTTAAAAATCTGCTTTAGATTCACTTCACGTTTAGGTACATGCATCAGCTTCTGCTTCTTATaatcatacatatattattAATCAATAATATATGCTAGCAGAAAAAAATATCTTGCCAGCATCTCAAAATCAAATCTTAATTATTGTCGTTGCAGTATATTTGTGAAAATGGGTTCGAGGAATAACTGGTTAGAGTTCTCTCTTTCACCTCGACAACAATCTGCAGTAGTCTCTGATCAATGTTTTGGTCTCACACAGCCCTCCGATTCAGTCATTCCACCTCCTTTCGGCATTTTAGAAGCTTTCAACACCGCCAACACTGCTAACTCGGATCCTCAATCTCATGGTAACTTCATCGTtagtccttttttttttttttctcttttttgaaAAAAGAACAACATGAGTTTAGCTATGTAGATTTGTGCCCATTTTGTCGCTAGCAGATTTTTGTATTTTTACTTGAAAGTAAAATTTCTGGTGCTGTCCCTCTAGttttgatgatgatgatgaagtacTTCACTTCATGCAGAAAAAATTGGGGTTAAGTTTAAGAgtctttttgttatttttttcttttcttgaaGATTGGATTATGAAGGGAGAAGCGGGGATGAGTACTATAATCTCATGCGGCAGCCATAACTTGGAGATTCAAGAGAGCCCAAAACTTGAAAACTTTCTCGGAGTTGGGATGCACTCTTTCACCACCGATCATCATCATCAACAGCTCAAGAAGCGTAATGTTACAAATCCCACAAATTATCAAACCAATAGCACCCTCGCTAACTCTTACAACATGTACCAAGAAACAGACGCCACCTCTCACAAAAGTATAAATCCCTCCGACAATAACACTACTATCGGCCTCTCCATGATAAAGAGCTGGCTCAGAAACAACCCCACGCCACCACACACGGCGGAGATAAAGGCCTGTACCAAGGCGGCACCGGTAGCTACCGGTGCTCAGACCTTGTCACTTTCTATGAGCACATGCTCGCAGTCGAGCTCTCAAAACTTACCACTTGTGAATGTTggtaacaacaacaacaacaacagtgCAGCGGATAGTTGTGCATCAGATAAGGATAAGCAACCAGTTGACAGTCAAACGTCCAGTGGTGCAATAGAGTCTGTGACCAGGAAAAATTTAGACACAGTTGGACAAAGGACCTCCATTTACCGTGGTGTAACGAGGTAGATTATAAAGTTttcttgttattattattattttttttttttgtatttcatGATAGTTCTTTTATGGGTTTTGTTTAAATAGTATAAAGATGTAATTTTTTATACTCATTATTGAATCTGAGCAGGCATAGATGGACTGGAAGATATGAATCACATTTGTGGGATAATAGTTGCAGAAGAGAAGGACAAACCCGGAAAGGAAGGCAAGGTATATGAATAAAGTGTCTgccattatttattttttctaattttttaattattaatcatgattaagatttatttattatttgtttaacacttgtttctttgtctcctttctATGAACTTCTTGTTGAATGATTCAATCTTACTGCAGTTTACTTGGGTAAGTCATGTTAATACAACTCATGTAACTTTGTATTACATAAAATTTCCCATTTTCTTTAAGTTTCTGCTTCAGAACTTCGTATGATTTTCTGTATATATATGTAGGAGGTTATGATAAGGAAGAAAAGGCTGCTCGAGCTTATGATTTAGCAGCTTTAAAATACTGGGGAACCACTACCACTACAAATTTTCCTGTCAGTGATCTTGATTGCCAATTGCTTTATAAAGTGTTTGGATtaaatataaatactccaatatttgtatttctaataataattgAGTACTACCTCCAAAATTTTAATTCAGATTAGCAACTATGAGAAAGAAGTGGAGGAAATGAAGCACATGACTAGGCAAGAATATGTAGCATCATTAAGAAGGTAATCTGAAACTATATATCAATAAGAATTAATGGGAAAAGCATATCATGGTTTTGTTATCTGTATATATCTGTTGAGCAAATCACTTAACTACATTTTTAATCCAGAAAAAGTAGCGGTTTCTCTCGCGGCGCGTCCATTTATCGGGGAGTTACAAGGTAAATCTATATGATCTGTATTATATCATGTGTACGTGTTATATCGGGCATGAATATGGAGCTAGTCAAGATTCAACATAGTTTTCAGCTTATTGACATTTTTGTAAACAATAATActttcttgataaataatatgCAGTATTTATCATTACATGTTATTTGGCAAATTAAATGAAGATTGTGTAATAATTTAACAGGCATCATCAGCATGGAAGATGGCAAGCAAGAATAGGAAGAGTTGCAGGGAACAAAGACCTTTACTTGGGAACTTTCAGTAAGTTTCTTGCATGAAGTTATTGggctatattttatttatttttctggaAAATGTTTACCAAGCACTCACATTATCCTCAAATTAATTCTTTCCCCAAAAGTATATTTCCACTCATATAGTTATTAGTTAAAATTCTAGTTTTAATCACTCGAACAGTTTATAATTATGAGATGCAGTGCATAATATGTGCATATTatgtcaaattttaaaataattgtatagttttttttaaaaaaaaactacttGGTGAGTCGGTGCACATGAAACATTTTTCAGAATTACGGAAAATAAATCTAACCATACAATACTTCAATTTAAATTCATATCTAATTTTTTTGGTTATTGATTTTCATTCATTTTCTCGGAAGTAATGGCATTATActgttcttgatatcttgatTTCTTATAAAGGCACACAAGAGGAAGCAGCAGAAGCATATGACATAGCAGCAATCAAATTCCGTGGCCTAAATGCCGTGACTAACTTCGAAATCAATCGGTATGATGTCAAAAGCATACTCGAAAGCAACAGTTTACCAATCGGTAGTGCTGCTAAGCGTTTAAAGGAAGCTGAAAACCAAGAATCGGCCTTAGAAATCCAATGGTCCGAGCAAGGAAACTGCTGGCCGAATAATCTTGCAAATGGCTACGGGTGGCCTGCAATTGGATTCCAGCAAGCTCAGCCATTGAACATGTACGGTTATGCAAATCAAACCCGAATGTGGTGCAAAcaagagcaaaatcaagatATAGTCAGTCATGGTTTTAATGATAACAACAATATTCAGCATCGGCTTCAGTTGGGAAACGCACTCTCTCAATCTTCTCACGTGTTGCACAATCTGATGAGCTTGGATTCTTCTTCTATGGAGCATAGCTCGGGGTCGAATTCCGTTATGTATGGGAATAATGGAGATGGGAATGCTACAACCACTGGAAACAGCTTTCTTGGGGGGCCGATCAATATGGGCACTGTGATCGTTGGAAACGAGAATCAAAATCGGGAAAATGGTTTCTTGGGGCACGGCGAGGGAAATCTAGAGGGAATGTTTGGATCAACGGATGTTTATCCCCATACAAGAAATTTGTATCATTCAAGTGGAGTAGTAAAGTCAAGTGCTATTTATGATCAGGGATCAAATTGCCATATCTATATTCCTAGTTCTCTGTCAAATCTAGGATCTTCGAATTTTTCCGTTTGGAACGACACATAGAAGTCCCTGGCTTAAGTAACATCTCAGGAACGGCGTATATAGATCTAACTTATAGTTGTTTGATCTGATCTTTCTTGATTTTTAGTAGGAAACATTCTAGTTGGACAAGGATTCTTCATCTGGTTTACACATGTTTTTCTCTAATATTTGCGGCTTGCTGCAAACGAAATACATTGTAAGGACATTACAGAGGTTGCTCCGTAGCCGGCGATCACATTGTGGCTATGA containing:
- the LOC140806964 gene encoding AP2-like ethylene-responsive transcription factor BBM; the protein is MGSRNNWLEFSLSPRQQSAVVSDQCFGLTQPSDSVIPPPFGILEAFNTANTANSDPQSHDWIMKGEAGMSTIISCGSHNLEIQESPKLENFLGVGMHSFTTDHHHQQLKKRNVTNPTNYQTNSTLANSYNMYQETDATSHKSINPSDNNTTIGLSMIKSWLRNNPTPPHTAEIKACTKAAPVATGAQTLSLSMSTCSQSSSQNLPLVNVGNNNNNNSAADSCASDKDKQPVDSQTSSGAIESVTRKNLDTVGQRTSIYRGVTRHRWTGRYESHLWDNSCRREGQTRKGRQVYLGGYDKEEKAARAYDLAALKYWGTTTTTNFPISNYEKEVEEMKHMTRQEYVASLRRKSSGFSRGASIYRGVTRHHQHGRWQARIGRVAGNKDLYLGTFSTQEEAAEAYDIAAIKFRGLNAVTNFEINRYDVKSILESNSLPIGSAAKRLKEAENQESALEIQWSEQGNCWPNNLANGYGWPAIGFQQAQPLNMYGYANQTRMWCKQEQNQDIVSHGFNDNNNIQHRLQLGNALSQSSHVLHNLMSLDSSSMEHSSGSNSVMYGNNGDGNATTTGNSFLGGPINMGTVIVGNENQNRENGFLGHGEGNLEGMFGSTDVYPHTRNLYHSSGVVKSSAIYDQGSNCHIYIPSSLSNLGSSNFSVWNDT